A stretch of Chelmon rostratus isolate fCheRos1 chromosome 18, fCheRos1.pri, whole genome shotgun sequence DNA encodes these proteins:
- the dtl gene encoding denticleless protein homolog has product MLFRSVVDRGVGRRRQNALTADPWPRYPLSSLLEGYQCVRHDEHMSYGNLGESVPPFGLAFSSAGDLQNVLAAANEEGIVRIYNTESREKPLLKEWLAHENAVFDIAWVPGEPHLVTAAGDQTARLWDVKSGELLGSFKGHLCSLKSVAFTPEEKAVFCTGARDGNIMVWDTRCSKKDGFYRQVKQISGAHNKAEANPLTRTKKRRSSTRGMAPSVDTQQSVTVVLFQDQHTLISSGAVDGVIKMWDLRKNYTAHRQDPVPLQTYPYPGSCMRTRLGYSGLVLDSTRSSVLCNCTDDSIYMFNVSGVKTTPVAVFSGHQNSSFYIKSTVSPDDQFLASGSSDNHTYIWKISDPEHPPVMLQGHSEEVTSVAWCPTDFTKIASCSDDHTVRIWRLRREMDGVQSSVGQANLVGWARPKSPSRPSIRAETTPAKTQRTESLGGLASPQLAVCAPSGAALPLPSSTTSPIPSQDTKAAVVRQRTPSSIKQWLSPSRGSPGRVSLPLRQVLSPRPQSPAGSTSPAERRAKRRLETGDGASASCDGAEQCDCVTELYPAAKRGRTLSAACCPARESRVQTDCHSEDNKQASSRQTGKENCSPRAVDWLSVMGQKMRKGQESPSAPRSPSASKKQDGKTPASPTIRSPQTMKKISTYFTRRPLE; this is encoded by the exons ATGCTTTTCCGCTCGGTTGTTGACAGAGGAGTGGGCCGACGAAGGCAGAATG CCCTCACTGCAGATCCATGGCCCAGGTACCCTCTGAGCTCCCTGCTAGAAGGCTACCAGTGCGTCCGACATGACGAACACATGTCTTACGGCAACCTGGGCGAGTCTGTGCCACCGTTTGGACTGGCTTTCTCCTCTG CCGGGGACCTGCAAAATGTCCTTGCAGCAGCTAATGAAGAAGGCATTGTTCGGATCTACAACACGGAGAGCCGAGAAAAGCCGCTTCTTAAAG aATGGCTGGCTCATGAGAATGCTGTATTTGACATCGCCTGGGTACCAGGGGAGCCTCACTTG gTGACTGCTGCCGGTGATCAGACAGCCAGGCTGTGGGATGTGAAATCAGGGGAGCTGTTAGGCAGCTTCAAGGGTCACCTCTGCAGCCTCAAGTCTGTTGCGTTCACACCGGAGGAGAAAG CTGTGTTCTGTACTGGGGCCAGAGATGGAAATATTATGGTCTGGGACACCAGGTGCAGCAAAAAAG ATGGCTTCTAcagacaggtgaaacagatcagTGGTGCTCACAACAAAGCAGAGGCGAACCCCCTCACCAGaacaaagaagaggaggagcagcacaCGTGGCATGGCTCCCAGTGTG GATACCCAGCAGAGCGTCACAGTGGTTTTGTTTCAGGATCAGCACACCCTCATCTCTTCTGGGGCTGTCGATGG AGTAATCAAGATGTGGGATCTGAGGAAGAACTACACCGCACACCGCCAGGATCCTGTTCCGCTGCAGACGTACCCGTACCCGGGGTCCTGCATGCGCACGCGACTGG GTTATTCCGGTCTTGTGCTGGACTCCACGAGATCCAGCGTCCTCTGTAACTGCACTGATGATAGTATCTACATGTTCAATGTCAGTGGAGTGAAAACGACTCCAG TGGCAGTTTTCAGTGGCCACCAGAACTCCTCCTTTTATATAAAGTCCACTGTTAGCCCAGATGACCAGTTCTTGGCCAGCGGCTCAAGTGACAACCACACATACATCTGGAAG ATCTCTGACCCCGAACATCCTCCTGTAATGCTCCAAGGCCACAGTGAGGAAGTGACATCTGTTGCATGGTGCCCAACAGATTTCACTAAG ATTGCTTCCTGTTCTGATGACCACACTGTGCGGATCTGGAGGCTTCGGCGGGAAATGGATGGAGTGCAGTCTTCAGTGGGACAGGCCAACCTTGTGGGCTGGGCGCGTCCGAAGTCTCCCTCAA GGCCTTCGATCAGAGCTGAAACCACCCCAGCCAAGACCCAAAGGACAGAGAGTCTCGGTGGCCTGGCGTCGCCCCAGCTTGCTGTCTGCGCTCCCAGTGGAGCGGCCCTGCCTCTGCCCTCCAGCACCACCTCACCCATCCCTTCTCAGGACACTAAGGCCGCTGTTGTCCGCCAGAGAACACCGTCCTCTATCAAACAGTGGTTATCCCCGAGCCGTGGATCTCCTGGTCGGGTCAGTCTCCCGCTCCGCCAGGTGCTGAGCCCGCGTCCCCAGAGCCCCGCTGGCAGCACCTCTCCCGCAGAACGACGCGCCAAACGCAGGCTGGAGACCGGCGACGGTGCGTCCGCGAGCTGCGATGGTGCAGAACAGTGTGACTGCGTTACTGAACTCTACCCCGCAGCCAAGAGAGGCCGGACcctgtctgcagcctgctgccCCGCTCGAGAGAGCCGGGTACAAACAGACTGTCACTCAGAAGACAACAAGCAAGCCTCATCGAGACAGACCGGCAAGGAGAACTGCTCCCCCAGAGCAGTTGACTGGTTGTCGGTGATGGGCCAAAAGATGAGGAAAGGTCAAGAAAGCCCCAGTGCTCCCAGAAGCCCCAGCGCCTCTAAGAAACAAGATGGCAAGACACCAGCTTCACCG accATCCGCTCACCACAAACCATGAAGAAAATCTCCACGTATTTCACAAGAAGGCCTCTGGAGTGA
- the ints7 gene encoding integrator complex subunit 7 encodes MSLSTARSFLSEACYGEQELDANSALMELDKGLRSGKLGEQCEAVVLFPKLFQKYPFPILINSAFLKLADIFRLGNNFLRLCVLKVTQQSEKHLEKIINVDEFVKRVFSVIHSNDPVARAITLRMLGSLASIIPERKNAHHSIRQSLDSHDNVEVEAAIFAAASFSAQSKDFAAGICNKVSEMIQGLDTPVELKLKLIPMLQHMHHDASLASSSRELLQHLVNSYPSTPMVIVTLHTFTQLAASSLVDIPKQLQLLLQYLKDDPRKAVKRLAINDLKLLAKKAPHLWIRENTQTLCECALTSPYNSLKLGMLAVLSTLSGTIAIKQYFNNMTGGSLVPPRLTDLVKLAQECCYHSNLAVAAHGVIVLSNIAISCPEKDIVQLEQDTVLGVESLLMLCSQDSSPSAQATLKTALTSLVKLLKSRPHLSQSAVEFLLGQLHLSCDSSRVLMCHALAAIATHLPVLGDGMLGDLVDLYRVASHSSTDKQQELLVSLATVIFVASQSSLSAEVKTVIKQQLENVANGWTVYRIARQASRMGCHEFSSELYQSLRTRVASEHFYFWLNSLKEFSQAEQCLSHVADRDYSGAMSAIAEALRSYQKGIASLTAASTPLSPLTFQCEFIKLRIDTLQALSQLICTCNSLKTSPPPAIATTIALTSGNDLQRCGRIAMQMKVCMDEFRSLAARYADLHQSSFDADYATLRNVELQQQSCLLVSHVIEALILDPQAASFQEYGTLGSVQTESEYERRMMSVFSRVLEEVESLTKKHPPVSCLHTGCLCDAVIALLRVPLSFQRYFFQKLQSTSIKLALSPSPRTPSEPIPVQNSQQLTLKVEGVVQHGSTPGLFRKVQSVCLNVTSVLQSKTGPDYKIPLDTKTNEIEQRVEPHNDYFSTQFLLNFSILGTHNVTVEASVVDESGIEWKTGPKTTVSVKSLEDPYSQQLRHQLQQGGAQPAPQRSAYTRF; translated from the exons atgtCGCTTTCAACTGCGCGTTCATTCTTGTCAGAGGCTTGTTATGGCGAACAAGAACTCGACGCCAATTCCGCTCTCATGGAGCTGGACAAAG GGTTGCGGTCGGGGAAGCTGGGAGAGCAGTGCGAGGCTGTGGTGCTCTTCCCCAAACTCTTCCAGAAGTACCCTTTTCCCATTCTCATCAACTCTGCATTTCTGAAACTAGCAGATATATTCAGACTTGG GAACAACTTTCTGCGCCTCTGCGTGCTGAAAGTAACTCAACAGAGtgagaaacatctggaaaaGATCATCAATGTGGACGAATTTGTCAAAAGGGTGTTTTCTGTCATCCATAGCAATGACCCTGTGGCTCGAGCCATCACTCTGAG GATGCTTGGTAGTTTGGCCTCCATCATCCCAGAGAGGAAGAATGCCCACCACAGTATCCGCCAAAGTCTGGACTCTCACGACAATGTAGAAGTGGAGGCAGCCATATTCGCTGCTGCCAGCTTCTCTGCACAGTCAAA aGACTTTGCAGCAGGGATTTGCAACAAAGTCAGTGAGATGATTCAAG GTTTAGACACTCCAGTGGAATTGAAGCTGAAGTTGATCCCCATGCTGCAGCACATGCATCATGATGCCAGCttggcctccagcagcagagagcttcTTCAGCACCTGGTCAACTCTTACCCCTCCACCCCCATGGTCATTGTCACCCTGCACACCTTCACCCAGCTGGCTGCCTCCTCCCTTGTCGATATCCCAAAGCAG TTACAGCTCCTCCTTCAATACCTGAAAGATGACCCAAGAAAAGCTGTGAAGAGACTTGCAATTAATGACCTGAAGCTCCTGGCTAAAAAGGCTCCTCACCTTTGGATCAGAGAAAACACTCAG ACCCTGTGTGAGTGCGCCTTGACCAGCCCTTACAACAGTTTGAAGCTGGGAATGTTGGCTgtcctctccaccctctctgGAACAATTGCAATCAAGCAGTACTTTAATAATATGACAG GTGGCTCTTTGGTTCCCCCTCGGCTCACTGACCTGGTTAAACTGGCACAAGAATGCTGTTACCACAGCAACCTGGCTGTGGCCGCTCATGGGGTCATAGTGCTGTCCAACATCGCCATTTCCTGTCCAGAAAAAG atATAGTACAGTTGGAGCAGGACACAGTTTTGGGAGTGGAGTCCCTTCTGATGCTATGCAGTCAGGACAGCAGCCCCAGTGCACAAGCCACACTCAAA ACGGCCCTCACCTCATTAGTTAAACTGCTGAAAAGTCGACCTCATCTCAGCCAATCAGCCGTAGAGTTCCTGCTCGGCCAGCTCCACTTATCCTGTGACTCCTCCCGCGTTCTCATGTGCCACGCTCTGGCAGCCATCGCCACCCACCTGCCGGTGCTGGGTGATGGCATGCTGGGAGATCTGGTGGACCTCTACAGAGTGGCCAGTCACTCCTCCACTGACAAGCAGCAGGAGCTTCTG GTTTCCTTGGCAACAGTGATTTTTGTTGCCAGCCAGTCGTCTCTGTCAGCTGAGGTGAAGACTgtcatcaaacagcagctggagaacGTCGCTAATGGCTGGACGGTGTACCGCATCGCCCGACAAGCCTCGCGCATG GGGTGCCATGAGTTCTCCAGCGAGCTGTACCAGAGTCTGCGGACCCGTGTGGCATCAGAGCACTTCTACTTCTGGCTGAACAGCCTGAAAGAGTTTTCCCAGGCAGAGCAGTGCCTGAGTCACGTGGCGGATCGAGACTACAGCGGAGCCATGAGCGCCATCGCCGAGGCCCTGCGCTCCTACCAAAAGGGCATCGCTTCCCTCACA gcTGCCAGCACTCCTCTGAGCCCGCTTACATTCCAGTGCGAGTTTATTAAGCTGCGGATCGACACCCTGCAAGCCCTGTCGCAGCTCATTTGTACCTGCAACAGCCTGAAAACCAGCCCTCCTCCTGCCATCGCCACCACCATCGCCCTCACTTCGGGCAATGACCTGCAGCGGTGCGGCCGCATCGCCATGCAG ATGAAGGTCTGTATGGATGAGTTCAGAAGTCTTGCAGCTCGCTACGCCGATCTACACCAGTCGTCGTTTGATGCCGATTATGCCACACTTCGCAATGTGGAGCT ACAACAGCAGAGCTGCCTGCTCGTCTCCCATGTAATAGAAGCGCTGATACTGGACCCACAGGCAGCCAG TTTTCAGGAGTATGGCACCCTGGGGTCGGTCCAGACAGAGAGTGAATATGAGCGACGGATGATGTCAGTCTTCAGTCGCGTGTTGGAGGAAGTGGAGAGCCTCACCAAGAAACACCCTCCTGTTTCATGCCTG cacaCAGGCTGTCTCTGTGATGCTGTCATAGCTTTGCTGAGGGTGCCGCTGTCCTTCCAGAGGTATTTCTTCCAAAAGCTCCAGTCCACAAGCATTAAG CttgccctctctccctccccacgAACGCCGAGTGAACCAATCCCAGTGCAGAACAGTCAGCAGCTGACTCTAAAGGTGGAGGGGGTGGTGCAGCACGGTTCGACTCCAGGACTCTTCAGGAAggtccagtctgtctgtctcaatGTCACCTCGGTTCTCCAGAGCAAGACAGGACCGGACTACAAG ATTCCACTCGACACTAAAACTAATGAGATCGAGCAGCGGGTAGAACCTCACAACGACTACTTCAGCACTCAGTTCTTGCTGAATTTCTCCATCTTGGGCACTCACAACGTCACTGTGGAGGCCTCTGTGGTGGATGAGAGTGGCATCGAGTGGAAGACCGGGCCCAAGACGACGGTGTCTGTCAAATCCCTGGAGGATCCTTACTCTCAGCAGCTCCgccatcagctgcagcagggtgGAGCTCAGCCTGCTCCACAGAGGAGTGCATACACTCGCTTCTAA